Within the Enterobacter bugandensis genome, the region TCGGTGCTGAAGCACACCGAGCCGAAGCGCCGCCGGGCGATCATGATCCGCGAGCTGCTTATTGCCCTGCTGGTGATGTTTATCTTCCTGTTTGCCGGTGAAAAAATTCTCGCGTTCCTGAACCTGCGCGCCGAAACGGTTTCCATTTCCGGCGGGATTATTCTGTTCCTGATTGCCATTAAGATGATCTTCCCGAGCGCCGAAGGCAGCAGCAGCGGCCTGCCCGCAGGCGAAGAGCCGTTTATTGTGCCGCTGGCGATTCCCCTCGTCGCGGGGCCAACCATTCTGGCGACGCTGATGCTGCTGTCGCATCAGTATCCGAATCAGATGAGCCATCTGGTGATTGCCCTGCTGATTGCCTGGGGCGGAACATTTATTATTCTGCTGCAGTCGTCGCTGTTCCTGCGCCTGCTGGGTGAGAAAGGGGTGAACGCGCTGGAGCGTCTGATGGGGCTGATTCTGGTAATGATGGCGACGCAGATGTTCCTGGACGGCATCCGGGCGTGGATGAAAGGATGACTTTCTCCCTCTCCCCGTGGGAGAGGGCCGGGGTGAGGGCATCAGGCCGCAGGGGACAGCCCACCTACCCCTTACGAATCAAATACCGGTACGGCAGCGTTTCCGTCTGCTGCGCCACCAGCTCATGCTCCATAAAGGTACAAAAACCGGGAATATCGCGCGTGGTGGCCGGATCGTCGGCAATAATCAGCAGCGTTTCACCGGTCTGCATGTTACGCACGGTCTTACGTACCATCATTACCGGCTCCGGGCAGCGAAGGCCCTGGGCATCAAGGGTGTGGTCTGGGCTGGAAAACAGGTCGGTCATGATCTTCTCGGTCAGATAAAAACGGCTGTAGTTTACGCCCCGGCGCGGGCAATGCAAACCAGGTTAACGATTGCGCAAAAACTAACCATTGCAATGTCCAGCCAAAGCAGTATCATGCTGCGGTTTTTATTGGGTTCCCTCACCCCAACGTATAAAAAGGTCACAATATGACGCAGTTCTCTGAATCACAGCGCGTAAAAGCGTTGTTCTGGCTTTCGCTTTTCCATTTGCTGGTGATCACCTCCAGCAACTACCTGGTGCAGCTCCCGATCTCCATTTTTGGTTTTCATACCACCTGGGGCGCGTTCAGCTTTCCGTTTATTTTCCTCGCCACCGATCTGACCGTGCGTATCTTCGGCGCACCGCTGGCACGCCGCATTATCTTTGCGGTCATGCTTCCGGCGCTGTTCATCTCGTACGTGATCTCCTCCCTGTTTTACATGGGAAGCTGGCAGGGCTTTGAGGCGCTGACACACTTCAACCTGTTTGTCGCCCGTATCGCCGCGGCAAGCTTTATGGCCTACGCGCTGGGGCAGATCCTCGACGTGCACGTGTTTAACCGCCTGCGTCAGAATCACCGCTGGTGGATGGCGCCGACCGCGTCCACGCTGTTCGGCAACGTGAGCGATACGCTGGCCTTCTTCTTCATCGCCTTCTGGCGCAGCCCGGATGCCTTTATGGCCGAGCACTGGATGGAGATCGCGCTGGTGGACTACTGCTTCAAGGTGCTCATCAGCATTGTTTTCTTCCTGCCGATGTACGGCGTGCTGCTGAATATGCTGCTGAAAAGGCTGGCAGATAAATCTGAAATCACGGCATTGCAGGCTGGTTAAGGGTTCGCTTTATCAGTTGTGATAAGATGGGTGAATGAGCCGCTATGGCCGTTTATCGAAAGGAAGAAGTCAATGCGCAATCTGGTTAAATATGTCGGGATTGGCCTGCTGGTTGTGGGTCTTGCAGCCTGTGATAACAGCGACACGAAAACGCCTGCTCAGGGCGCATCCGCAGAAAGCAACGCGACCGGTCAGCCGGTGAATCTGATGGATGGCAAACTCAGTTTCTCTCTGCCAGCCGATATGACTGACCAGAGCGGCAAGCTGGGCACCCAGGCGAATAACATGCACGTTTACTCCGACGCAACCGGCCAGAAAGCGGTCATTGTGATTGTGGGCGACGACACCAGCGAAGACCTGGCCGTCCTGTCCAAACGTCTGGAAGATCAGCAGCGCGGCCGCGATCCGCAGCTGCAGGTGGTAACCAATAAATCCATCGAGCTGAAAGGCCATAAGCTGCAGCAGCTGGACAGCATCATCTCCGCTAAAGGCCAGACCGCCTGGTCTTCTGTGGTGCTGGGCAAGGTTGATAACAAACTGCTGACCCTGCAGATCACCCTGCCAGCGGAAGATCAGCAGAAAGCGCAGACGGCTGCTGAAAACATCATTAACACCATCGTGATCCAGTAACCCTTCACGACGATGACGTGGCCTCCGGTGCCTGCACCGGGGGCCATTTTTTTAGCCGCCACGTCAGCAGCAGGGCAATTATCACCAGACCCGCCGCGGCAAGATAGATCACCGGTACCCCCGCCCAGGCCATCACCAGCCCCGCCAGCGGCCCGGTTATGCCTAAAGACATATCCATAAATACCGTATAGGTCGCCAGCGCCGCCCCCTGGTTCTGCTGCGGCACCGCTTTAACCGCCACCACGCCCAGCGCCGGGAAGACCAGCGAGAAACCGGCTCCCGCCAGGAAGACGCCAATTTTCGCCATCCAGGGCGCGCTGGCGATGCCGGTTAACAGCAGCCCGACAATCTCTACCGTAAAGCAGATCATCGCCACGTTCAGCCCGCCCAGACGGTTGATACCGTTCGGGAAAAGCAGGCGTGCGCCAACAAACGCACCGCTGAAGAGGGTTAACGCAAAGGCCGCGCCCTCCCAGCCTTTGGCGTCATAAAACAGGGTAATGAAGGTCGCAATGACGCCGAAGCCGGTGGTCGCCAGGGCCAGCGCCATGCCGTACGGCCAGACGCGCCCCAGCACGGCCCGAAACGGCAGCGGCTTGCCCTTGCTGGCCTTCACCTTCGGGCGCGGCAGCGCAAACAGTATCGCCACAAGCGCGACCGCTATAATGGTCAGCGACAGTCCATACAGACCGCCAAAGGCGTAACAGGCCACGCCAAGCGGCGCGCCGAGCGCCATCGCCCCGTAGGTGACGATCCCGTTCCACGAGATAACCCGGCCAATGTGTGGTGCACCGACAACCCCCACACCCCATAGCGTCGAGCCGGTTCCTGCCAGGCTTTGCCCAATCCCCAGAATGACGCGGCCCAGGCAAAGCAGCGCCAGGCTGACCAGCGGCCAGTGGCTGGTAGCGGCAGCCAGCAGGTAGCTCAGACCACTGAGGAAACAGCCGCACAATCCCACTACCACGATGCTTTTGGGACCGAACAGGTCGGCATAGCGCCCGGCGTGCGGGCGGCTAAGGAGCGTGGCGAAATACTGCAGGCTGATGACCAGCCCCGCCCAGAACGCGCTAAAACCCATCACGTCGTGGACGTAGCCCGGCAGAACCGCCAGCGGCAGGCCGATCGTTAAATAGCTGGCAAAGTTGAAGATAACGACGGAAACAATGCGCAGATTGAGGCGCAATCCGCTCAGTGCCGGTTCGGCGGCAGGTTCTGGCATGGGGTTCTACCTGAATTTTTTGCAACAGTGTTTCACTATTACCACGGAGCAATAAGAAAATCAGCCCCGACTTTCAGATTATCGGTGCCAGACGAAGCGGCCCTAAGGCACTACACTTATCGGGTCATCTTATTAAGGAACGCGCATGTTAGCTCCCCAGCCTGATAAAGCAGGACTCCACATCTTATTAAAACTCGCCTGTCTGGTGGTTATCCTTGCGGGTATACATGCTGCCGCTGACATTATCGTCCAGCTCCTGCTGGCGCTCTTTTTTGCCATTGTCCTCAATCCGCTGGTGACCTGGTTTTTACGCCGGGGCGTGAGCCGCCCGGTGGCCATCACCATCGTGGTTATCGTGATGCTGATTGGCCTGACGGCGCTCTTCGGCGTACTGGCGGCATCGCTGAGCGAATTCTCCACCATGTTGCCGCAGTACAATAAAGAGCTGACGCGTAAAATCGTCGCGCTGCAGGAGATGATGCCCTTTCTTAACCTGCATATTTCCCCAGAACGGATGCTGCGCAGGATGGATTCCGAGAAGGTCATGACCTACGCCACCACGCTGATGACCGGTCTTTCCGGCGCGATGGCCAGCATTTTGCTGCTGGTCATGACGGTGGTGTTTATGCTGTTCGAAGTGCGCCATGTTCCGTATAAGCTGCGCTTTGCTTTAAATAACCCGCAAATACACATTGCCGGCCTACACCGCGCCTTAAAGGGCGTCTCCAAATATCTGGCGCTGAAAACGCTGCTAAGCGTCTGGACCGGGATTATTGTCTGGCTGGGGCTGATGCTGATGGATGTTCAGTTCGCGCTGATGTGGGGGGTGCTGGCGTTTCTGCTGAACTACGTGCCGAATATTGGCGCGGTGCTTTCCGCCGTGCCGCCGATGATTCAGGCGTTTCTGTTTAACGGTTTCTACGAATGTATGCTGGTCGGGGCGCTGTTCCTCGTCGTGCATATGGTGCTGGGCAATATTCTTGAACCGCGCATGATGGGGCACCGGCTGGGCATGTCGACGCTGGTGGTGTTTTTATCCTTGCTGATTTGGGGATGGCTGCTGGGCCCTGTCGGCATGCTGCTGTCGGTCCCGCTGACCAGCGTATGTAAAATCTGGATGGAAACCACCAAAGGGGGCAGCAAGCTGGCGATCCTGCTTGGGCCGGGGCGGCCGAAAAGCCGGTTGCCGGGGTAACGTATCTGTCTGTGTAAACGGGTTTATACCGTCAAATACCGCGACGCTCACCGTCGCGGTATTTTTATTTGCGTTAAGGCTTATTCCTTCCGTTTTTTTATCAACTCACTCAGATTTCGCTTAAATGCCCCCCCCCTTAAAGCAAATTAAAAAAAACGGAATGATTAATTATTTTGCGTGATATTATACCCCGCCTTAGCGACGACGTAATGTAAACATTAATATTGATTAAAAACACACCTGACTTAATCCCTAAGCCTGGTGATGCTTATTTGTAAAAAACACTACCTTTAATTGTTATTATTGATATGGAGTTGTTGATGAAAAAGCTCGTTAAATGGTGCGCTGCCGCCGTATTCGTTGGCACACTGGCTGGCTGTGCGCGTACCGCCCCTATTGCTCAGGTTCACTCTGTCGTGAGCGCGGGTCATACTGCCGATCAGGTGAAAACAGCCATTTTGAAAGCAGGCCAGAAGCGTGACTGGATCATGACGGAAGCGGGCCCGGGCGTGATTAAGGGCCGTCTGCAGGCACGCGATCACTCGGTCCAGGTGCGTATTCCCTACTCTGCGACAAGTTATTCAATTAATTACGAAAGCAGCCTGAACCTGAAAGCGGCAGACGGTAAAATTCACAAAAATTATAACCGCTGGGTGAACAACCTCGACCACGATATTCAGCTGAACCTTTCTGCGGGTGCCGCGCTGTAATATTTTTCTAAAGTCGGGCCGGACATGGCCCGATAACCTCATTTCTTACCCTGAAAGGTTACGCAACAATGTACGAAAAGGACACGCTCAGCGCGCTGGATGCCATTACCGAAGCGCAACGCATCGCTTTTGCGCCGATGTTATTTCAGACCGCGCTTTGTCTGCGTAACTCGGGCGCTCTCGCCTGGCTCGATAAACAGGGTAATAAGGGGGCGAGCCTCGACGAAATAACCGAAAACAGCACACTGAGCAGTTATGCCGTCAGCGTATTGTTAGACATGGGATTAAGCGGGCGGATAATTACTTATAAAGAAGGTCGTTATTTCCTGGCGAAAGTGGGCCATTTCTTACTCCACGATCCCATGACCCGCGTTAATATGGATTTCACGCAGGACGTCTGTTACCAGGGGTTATTTCATCTGGCCGATGCCCTGCAGAAAGAAAAACCGGCTGGATTATCCGTGTTTGGCGACTGGCCAACCATCTATCCGGCTTTATCCCAGCTTCCTGCCCCGGCAAAAGAGAGCTGGTTTGCCTTCGATCATTACTATTCCGACGCCGCTTTTGACGCTGCGTTGCCATATATATTCGCAAGCTCGCCGACAAAATTGTACGATGTGGGCGGAAATACAGGTAAATGGTCGTTACGCTGCTGCCGCTATGACGACAATGTTGCCGTGACGATCCTCGATCTCCCGCAGCAGATAGCGCTGGCGCAGGAAAACATCGAAAAAGCAGGTTTTTCTCATCGTATTGGATTCCATGCTGTCGATATGCTTAGTCCTTCGGCATTGCCGGGAGATGCCGACGTCTGGTGGATGAGCCAGTTCCTCGACTGTTTCTCTCCGGATCAGATTGTCGCCATGCTGACGCGCGTCGCAGAGGTCATGAAGCCTGGCGCACGGTTGTGCATCATGGAGCTTTTCTGGGATGCCCAGAAATATGAAGCGGCGGCTTTCAGCCTGAATGCCACCTCGCTCTATTTCACCTGTATGGCGAATGGCAATAGCCGGTTTTACAGCGTAGAGAAGTTTTATCACTACCTGGAAAGGGCGGGCTTCAGCATAGCACAGCGGCTGGATAACCTTGGGGTAGGTCATACCCTGTTAATTTGCACCAAACGTGAACAATAGCGCAGCCTGGCTGCCCTTTGAATACGGTATTCCGCGGACGCGCGTAGATGAAATTTTCACTGAACATTATTGACTGGCAGGCAAGAGCGCCAGGACTAAGCGATGCCGCAGAGTGGCAGGCGTGGTCGCGCCTGCAGTCGACCATCGACCCGACGGCTCCTCTACCCCGCCTGACCGCGTTACCCATGATGACCGCGCGCCGCCTTAACTCAGGCAGTAAGCTGGCGGTGGATATTGGTCTTGCCATGCTGCAAAGCCACGCCATAGACGCCGTCGTCTATTCCAGCCGCCACGGCGAGCTGGAGCGCAATTACCGTATTCTGCATACGCTGGCGACCGGGCAGGCCGTCTCGCCTACCGACTTCGCCATGTCCGTGCATAATTCCGCGGTGGGCAATCTCACGATCGCCGCTCGCCAGCCTGTTGTCTCATCATCCATTTCCGCCGGGCTGGACACCTTCCAGCAGGCCCTGTGTGAAGTGCTGAGCCTGCTGCATGCGGGCTACTCCCGCGTCCTGCTGGTGGATTTTGACGGCGCGCTGCCAGAATTTTACCATCCGGCGTTACCGCCGCAGATGCCTACCTGGCCGTACGCGGTGGCGCTGGTGATTGAAGCCGGCAGCGAATGGCAGTGCGAAACCCGCAGCGGCAGCACGGGCGAGGAAGCCGCCCTGCCGCAAAGCCTGATGTTCCTGCAACGCTATCTCCGTGAGGAACAACAGTTTGTGGTGCCCGGCGAACGTTTGCTGTGGCAGTGGGCGCGCCAATGAACCGCCTGACCGCCCGGATCAACTGGCTATGGCGTCTGGCCATGACCGGATTCTGCTTCGTGCTGTTTGGCGCGGGCGGGCTGCTGTTGTCGCTGGTCTGGTTCAACCTGCTGCTGATTGCCCAGCGCGATCGCGCCAAACGCCGTCGCCTGGCGCGCCGCAGCATCGCGGCCAGCTTCCGCTTCTTCTTAACCGTTGCCCGCGGCACCGGGGTGCTCGACTATCGCATCCACAATCTTGATGCTCTGCGCGGCGATCGGGGCTGCCTGGTAGTGGCTAACCACCCTACGTTAATTGACTACGTGATTCTGGCGTCGGTAATGCCCGAAACCGACTGTCTGGTGAAAAGCGCGTTACTGCGCAATCCGTTTGTCAGCGGCGTTATCCGCGCGGCGGATTATCTAATTAACAGCGAGGCCGAGCCTCTACTCGCCGCCAGCCAGCAGCGTCTGGCCCAGGGCGAAACGCTGTTAATCTTCCCGGAAGGGACGCGTACCCGCCCAGGTGAGGCGATGTCCCTCCAGCGCGGCGCGGCAAATATCGCCGTGCGCTGCGGCAGCGATCTGCGGATCGTACTCATCCACTGCAGCGAGCACCTGCTGGATAAAAAAAGCCGCTGGTATGATGTACCGCCCGCAAAACCTGTCTTTACCGTCGATGTGCGCGATCGCGTGAACATCGACGAATTTTACGATGCAAGGCAACAAGAACCGGCACTGGCGGCAAGGCAGTTAAACCGGCACCTGCAGCATCGATTAACATCAGGCCTTCAATCTTTGTCAGGAATTAATGATGCAAGCGCTTTATCTTGAAATTAAGAATCTCATTATCACCACGCTGAATCTGGACGAGCTTACCGCAGAGGATATTGATACCGATGCCGCGCTGTTTGGCGACGGGCTGGGTCTCGACTCTATCGACGCGCTGGAGCTGGGTCTGGCGGTGAAAAACCAGTATGGCGTGGTGCTTTCTGCCGAAAGCGAAGAGATGCGCCAGCACTTCTTTTCCGTCGCCACCCTGGCGTCCTTTATCCACGCCCAACGCGCCTGAGATGTGAACTATGACCGAACAAGAAACCATTTATCAGGAAGTCTGCGGCCTTCTGACCAAACTCTTTGAAATCGACCCGCAGGACATTACGCCCGAAGCCCGTCTTTACGAAGACCTGGAGCTGGACAGCATTGACGCGGTGGACATGATTGTCCATCTCCAGAAGAAAACCGGTAAGAAAATCAAGCCGGAAACCTTCAAATCGGTTCGTACCGTTCAGGATGTGGTAGACGCCGTCGAACAGCTGCTGCGCGAAGAGTAAGACACCGTGCGTGGTGGACGGACGTTCCCGGTCATCCCACTTCTGACGGGGCTGATGCTGCTGGCGTGGCCCTTCCTGATTGGATTTGGGCTGACGCATAACAGCCTGCCGTGGCTGCTGCCGGTGATGGCGCTGCTGTTGCTGCTGCGGCTGCGTCAGGCGCGGCGTAACACCGGCCCGATGCGGTATGTGGTGCAGTGCGTGGCGCTGGCGGGGATCGCGCTCTGCGCGGCAAGCTACCTGCTGAAAACCCACCAGTGGCTGCTGTTTTACCCTGTGGTCGTTAATCTTGTGATGCTCGCCGTCTTCGGCGGTTCGCTCTGGACAGCGATGCCGCTGGTCGAACGCCTGGCGCGCTTACGTGAGCCAAATTTGCCGCCGGAGGGCGTGCGCTATACCCGCAGGGTGACCCTCGTCTGGTGCGGATTTTTCATCGGCAACGGGGCGATGGCGCTGTATACCGTCCTGCACGGCGACATGCACCTGTGGACGCTGTGGAACGGTATGGTGGCTTACATCCTGATGGGGACGCTGATGGCGGCAGAGTGGCTGGTGCGCCAGCGGGTGATAAAAAAAGAGATGCAGAATGACTAACCCCCTTCCGCTGGGCCAGTGGTTAAACGCGCCCCGCCCTGACGACACGCCCGTCGCCTGGCTCGACG harbors:
- a CDS encoding LptM family lipoprotein, translating into MKKLVKWCAAAVFVGTLAGCARTAPIAQVHSVVSAGHTADQVKTAILKAGQKRDWIMTEAGPGVIKGRLQARDHSVQVRIPYSATSYSINYESSLNLKAADGKIHKNYNRWVNNLDHDIQLNLSAGAAL
- a CDS encoding class I SAM-dependent methyltransferase; translation: MYEKDTLSALDAITEAQRIAFAPMLFQTALCLRNSGALAWLDKQGNKGASLDEITENSTLSSYAVSVLLDMGLSGRIITYKEGRYFLAKVGHFLLHDPMTRVNMDFTQDVCYQGLFHLADALQKEKPAGLSVFGDWPTIYPALSQLPAPAKESWFAFDHYYSDAAFDAALPYIFASSPTKLYDVGGNTGKWSLRCCRYDDNVAVTILDLPQQIALAQENIEKAGFSHRIGFHAVDMLSPSALPGDADVWWMSQFLDCFSPDQIVAMLTRVAEVMKPGARLCIMELFWDAQKYEAAAFSLNATSLYFTCMANGNSRFYSVEKFYHYLERAGFSIAQRLDNLGVGHTLLICTKREQ
- a CDS encoding 7-cyano-7-deazaguanine/7-aminomethyl-7-deazaguanine transporter, which encodes MTQFSESQRVKALFWLSLFHLLVITSSNYLVQLPISIFGFHTTWGAFSFPFIFLATDLTVRIFGAPLARRIIFAVMLPALFISYVISSLFYMGSWQGFEALTHFNLFVARIAAASFMAYALGQILDVHVFNRLRQNHRWWMAPTASTLFGNVSDTLAFFFIAFWRSPDAFMAEHWMEIALVDYCFKVLISIVFFLPMYGVLLNMLLKRLADKSEITALQAG
- a CDS encoding MFS transporter, with the translated sequence MPEPAAEPALSGLRLNLRIVSVVIFNFASYLTIGLPLAVLPGYVHDVMGFSAFWAGLVISLQYFATLLSRPHAGRYADLFGPKSIVVVGLCGCFLSGLSYLLAAATSHWPLVSLALLCLGRVILGIGQSLAGTGSTLWGVGVVGAPHIGRVISWNGIVTYGAMALGAPLGVACYAFGGLYGLSLTIIAVALVAILFALPRPKVKASKGKPLPFRAVLGRVWPYGMALALATTGFGVIATFITLFYDAKGWEGAAFALTLFSGAFVGARLLFPNGINRLGGLNVAMICFTVEIVGLLLTGIASAPWMAKIGVFLAGAGFSLVFPALGVVAVKAVPQQNQGAALATYTVFMDMSLGITGPLAGLVMAWAGVPVIYLAAAGLVIIALLLTWRLKKWPPVQAPEATSSS
- a CDS encoding AI-2E family transporter, which translates into the protein MLAPQPDKAGLHILLKLACLVVILAGIHAAADIIVQLLLALFFAIVLNPLVTWFLRRGVSRPVAITIVVIVMLIGLTALFGVLAASLSEFSTMLPQYNKELTRKIVALQEMMPFLNLHISPERMLRRMDSEKVMTYATTLMTGLSGAMASILLLVMTVVFMLFEVRHVPYKLRFALNNPQIHIAGLHRALKGVSKYLALKTLLSVWTGIIVWLGLMLMDVQFALMWGVLAFLLNYVPNIGAVLSAVPPMIQAFLFNGFYECMLVGALFLVVHMVLGNILEPRMMGHRLGMSTLVVFLSLLIWGWLLGPVGMLLSVPLTSVCKIWMETTKGGSKLAILLGPGRPKSRLPG
- a CDS encoding phosphopantetheine-binding protein; its protein translation is MQALYLEIKNLIITTLNLDELTAEDIDTDAALFGDGLGLDSIDALELGLAVKNQYGVVLSAESEEMRQHFFSVATLASFIHAQRA
- a CDS encoding COG4648 family protein, which translates into the protein MRGGRTFPVIPLLTGLMLLAWPFLIGFGLTHNSLPWLLPVMALLLLLRLRQARRNTGPMRYVVQCVALAGIALCAASYLLKTHQWLLFYPVVVNLVMLAVFGGSLWTAMPLVERLARLREPNLPPEGVRYTRRVTLVWCGFFIGNGAMALYTVLHGDMHLWTLWNGMVAYILMGTLMAAEWLVRQRVIKKEMQND
- a CDS encoding beta-ketoacyl synthase chain length factor, translated to MKFSLNIIDWQARAPGLSDAAEWQAWSRLQSTIDPTAPLPRLTALPMMTARRLNSGSKLAVDIGLAMLQSHAIDAVVYSSRHGELERNYRILHTLATGQAVSPTDFAMSVHNSAVGNLTIAARQPVVSSSISAGLDTFQQALCEVLSLLHAGYSRVLLVDFDGALPEFYHPALPPQMPTWPYAVALVIEAGSEWQCETRSGSTGEEAALPQSLMFLQRYLREEQQFVVPGERLLWQWARQ
- a CDS encoding acyl carrier protein produces the protein MTEQETIYQEVCGLLTKLFEIDPQDITPEARLYEDLELDSIDAVDMIVHLQKKTGKKIKPETFKSVRTVQDVVDAVEQLLREE
- the tusA gene encoding sulfurtransferase TusA: MTDLFSSPDHTLDAQGLRCPEPVMMVRKTVRNMQTGETLLIIADDPATTRDIPGFCTFMEHELVAQQTETLPYRYLIRKG
- a CDS encoding DcrB family lipoprotein, with product MRNLVKYVGIGLLVVGLAACDNSDTKTPAQGASAESNATGQPVNLMDGKLSFSLPADMTDQSGKLGTQANNMHVYSDATGQKAVIVIVGDDTSEDLAVLSKRLEDQQRGRDPQLQVVTNKSIELKGHKLQQLDSIISAKGQTAWSSVVLGKVDNKLLTLQITLPAEDQQKAQTAAENIINTIVIQ
- a CDS encoding lysophospholipid acyltransferase family protein produces the protein MNRLTARINWLWRLAMTGFCFVLFGAGGLLLSLVWFNLLLIAQRDRAKRRRLARRSIAASFRFFLTVARGTGVLDYRIHNLDALRGDRGCLVVANHPTLIDYVILASVMPETDCLVKSALLRNPFVSGVIRAADYLINSEAEPLLAASQQRLAQGETLLIFPEGTRTRPGEAMSLQRGAANIAVRCGSDLRIVLIHCSEHLLDKKSRWYDVPPAKPVFTVDVRDRVNIDEFYDARQQEPALAARQLNRHLQHRLTSGLQSLSGINDASALS
- the yhgN gene encoding NAAT family transporter YhgN, which gives rise to MSEIISAAVLLILIMDPLGNLPIFMSVLKHTEPKRRRAIMIRELLIALLVMFIFLFAGEKILAFLNLRAETVSISGGIILFLIAIKMIFPSAEGSSSGLPAGEEPFIVPLAIPLVAGPTILATLMLLSHQYPNQMSHLVIALLIAWGGTFIILLQSSLFLRLLGEKGVNALERLMGLILVMMATQMFLDGIRAWMKG